Proteins from a genomic interval of Watersipora subatra chromosome 10, tzWatSuba1.1, whole genome shotgun sequence:
- the LOC137406043 gene encoding sodium channel and clathrin linker 1-like, with translation MESDNQEAIFLRQQIEKLSSLLHDYQEKYPPLSEEDRKNVPSLVTPPWHVDPKLVSPLLVEYEASVTRLTTELDKYKHQYKSLQKEVDQLISENDRLTTQLQQTLEDRLPTLSAATLPIDSELTAIDNLQAQLSLVSQEKDALNDLLRGSQREVVRLEEELSELRQTNISNSHWQHLQSQHQQTKAKFSQTITELNHELRLAREEARRCRNETEMSEQKLLDYKRSLSHIKDDHAMQERSKLISAQETIRGVELQLEAKSKELADVNMDVDTLNDLVDSQLDQIKKLSKICKEKESQLQVSAERVKEAIQVSEEAVLEKTEMALALKNYQSEVDRLRQELSSLCDQAGKKTKDEVDKVQSYNNLKIKKLNDSLQLVESENGSLKAELERVVREKRAVEAELEKVYQEGINKAYEDGGRYDQLSKRACEAEWERDEMKGKLRNIDAELKRTEMRLANEKLTMSRDNDRLTERLSALQKDFKEVNEDRLRHLQEAHNSEELANSMRREAEAAERKHSKEMMCMEHSLSQKQTEFEIKLRAIEESHRKLMNKLQEEITSQQRSTNQWKDEYHMLSEKWEKTVQSLRTSCSEKETRIDELTSLLREARDKTIEAETMMKDYTNQMRKIELRTKESEKQAAEALAQNTEKDRKIRRLLMEKQQLAMSSHLQDSNLKEATFRMSEMGENGYAARSPAVLDELSLNIGASTRSRFRGSQHLTDLLDDDFNL, from the exons ATGGAATCTGATAATCAAGAAGCAATTTTTTTGCGTCAGCAAA TTGAAAAGTTGAGTAGCCTTCTGCATGACTATCAGGAAAAGTACCCTCCGTTGTCGGAGGAAGATCGGAAGAATGTACCGAGTCTGGTGACTCCACCTTGGCATGTTGACCCCAA GCTTGTCTCGCCTTTGCTGGTTGAGTACGAGGCATCCGTCACACGTCTCACTACAGAGCTGGACAAGTATAAG CACCAATACAAGTCACTACAGAAGGAAGTCGATCAACTGATCAGCGAGAATGACAGGCTAACTACCCAACTGCAGCAGAcattggaggacaggctacccACCCTTTCTGCTGCAACTTTACCCATTGATTCTGAGCTAACTGCAATTGATAATCTACAGGCCCAACTATCCCTTGTATCCCAG GAGAAAGATGCACTTAATGACCTCCTGAGAGGCTCACAAAGGGAAGTAGTTAGACTGGAGGAAGAACTCTCAGAGTTGAGGCAGACAAATATATCCAACAGTCACTGGCAGCATTTGCAGTCTCAGCATCAGCAG ACAAAAGCCAAATTTAGCCAAACAATCACCGAGTTGAATCACGAGCTAAGGCTAGCACGAGAAGAGGCCCGTAGGTGCAGGAATGAGACTGAGATGAGTGAGCAGAAGTTGCTGGACTACAAAAGGAGTTTGTCTCATATAAAGGATGATCATGCGATGCAG GAAAGATCTAAACTGATTAGCGCCCAGGAAACGATACGGGGTGTAGAGTTGCAATTAGAAGCGAAGAGCAAGGAACTGGCTGATGTGAACATGGATGTCGACACACTCAATGACTTAGTTGATAGTCAACTTGATCAGATCAAGAAACTTTCAAAGATCTG CAAGGAAAAGGAATCACAACTCCAAGTTTCTGCAGAACGTGTCAAGGAAGCTATTCAGGTCTCAGAAGAGGCTGTGCTTGAGAAAACagag ATGGCTCTGGCTCTGAAGAATTACCAGAGCGAGGTGGATCGTCTGCGGCAGGAGCTTTCTTCGCTCTGTGATCAGGCGGGCAAGAAGACGAAAGACGAAGTAGACAAAGTGCAATCCTACAATAACCTTAAGATAAAAAAACTCAATGACAGTCTGCAGCTCGTCGAGTCG GAAAATGGCAGTCTCAAAGCAGAGTTAGAAAGAGTTGTTCGGGAGAAGCGGGCGGTAGAGGCGGAGCTGGAAAAG GTCTACCAGGAGGGAATCAACAAAGCTTATGAGGATGGAGGACGATACGACCAGCTGAGCAAGAGAGCGTGTGAGGCAGAGTGGGAGAGAGATGAGATGAAAGGCAAATTACGAAACATAGATGCCGAGCTCAAGCGCACTGAAATGAG GCTGGCCAATGAAAAACTAACAATGAGTAGAGATAATGACCGCCTCACTGAAAGATTATCGGCTCTACAGAAAGATTTTAAAGAGGTGAATGAAGATCGTCTGCGACACCTTCAGGAGGCACATAACTCTGAAGAGCTTGCCAACAGCATGAGGAGGGAGGCTGAAGCAGCCGAGAGAAAACATAGTAAAGAG ATGATGTGCATGGAGCATAGTCTAAGCCAAAAACAGACAGAGTTTGAGATTAAATTGCGGGCCATTGAGGAGTCCCATCGAAAGCTGATGAATAAACTGCAGGAGGAGATTACCAGTCAGCAGCGATCAACAAACCA GTGGAAGGATGAATATCACATGCTATCAGAGAAATGGGAGAAAACAGTGCAATCTCTTCGGACAAGCTGCTCGGAAAAGGAGACCAGGATAGATGAGCTCACGAGTTTGCTTAGAGAAGCCAGAGATAAAACCATAGAG GCTGAGACGATGATGAAAGACTACACAAATCAAATGAGGAAAATAGAATTACGAACAAAAGAGTCAGAAAAGCAGGCTGCTGAAGCCCTGGCACAG AATACAGAGAAAGATCGTAAGATAAGACGACTCCTAATGGAGAAACAGCAACTCGCTATGAGTAGTCATCTTCAAGACTCTAATCTCAA